A region of Toxotes jaculatrix isolate fToxJac2 chromosome 23, fToxJac2.pri, whole genome shotgun sequence DNA encodes the following proteins:
- the LOC121177118 gene encoding E3 ubiquitin-protein ligase TRIM39-like isoform X1: protein MKLTSVIQKLVSHIMSSSGSMLPEKQFQCTICQQVFTDPVTTPCGHNFCQACIQSVWDSSDVCQCPTCNKSFTPRPEISINTAFKELADTFRKMVVCSTALPLSAAEPGEVVCDVCATTSLQVKALKSCLVCLTSYCGAHLEPHQRVSTLKLHKLIEPVKNLQDRMCKKHERLLEMFCRDEQRCVCRFCTETEHKHHQAVTIEDESKERKVQMKKTEADFQQMIQERLKKVEEIKSCLKLSMLSAEREMMESDRLFTSLIRSIEERQAEVNAEIKEKQEAAERRTEELIKELQQEITELQRRNAELEELRNTEDHLHLLQRLPSLTSPPPTRKWMEIGVHPDLCVGTVRRALSKVDNSLKSELGNLKKEEMKRMQKYAVDVVLDPDTAHPNIVLSADGKQAGRGELLHIVPDNPQRFDPVICVLGKTGFLSGRFYFQVAVGTKTFWDLGVVKESVNRKGRITSKPENGYWTVRLRNGDEYRALDSPSVLLSPEEKPQTVGVFTDYEEGTVSFYSVENRSHIYTFTGCLFSERIFPFFSPGVCDEGKNTAPLVITAVSHET, encoded by the exons ATGAAGCTGACCTCAGTAATTCAAAAGCTGGTTTCACAT ATAATGTCCTCCTCAGGCAGCATGCTACCAGAAAAACAGTTCCAGTGCACCATCTGTCAACAAGTGTTCACCGACCCGGTCACCACTCCGTGTGGACACAACTTCTGCCAAGCCTGCATCCAGAGCGTGTGGGACAGCAGTGATGTCTGCCAGTGCCCCACCTGTAACAAATCATTCACCCCTCGGCCTGAAATAAGCATTAACACGGCCTTCAAAGAGCTGGCAGACACATTTAGAAAGATGGTAGTCTGCTCGACGGCTTTGCCGCTGTCCGCAGCCGAGCCAGGTGAGGTGGTGTGTGATGTCTGCGCCACCACGTCCCTGCAGGTGAAGGCCCTGAAGTCCTGTCTGGTGTGTCTGACGTCGTACTGTGGCGCCCACCTGGAGCCTCACCAGAGAGTCTCCACCTTGAAGCTGCACAAGCTGATCGAGCCAGTGAAGAACCTGCAGGACAGGATGTGTAAGAAGCACGAGAGGCTGCTGGAGATGTTCTGCAGGGACgaacagaggtgtgtgtgcCGGTTCTGCACCGAGACTGAGCACAAACATCATCAGGCTGTTACAATAGAGGACGAGAGCAAGGAGAGGAAG GTCCAAATGAAGAAGACTGAAGCTGATTTTCAGCAGATGATTCAGGAGCGACTGAAGAAAGTGGAGGAGATCAAAAGCTGTCTGAAGCTCAGCATG TTGagtgcagagagggagatgatggAGAGCGACCGTCTCTTTACATCCCTGATTCGCTCCATCGAGGAAAGACAAGCTGAAGTCAACGCAGAGATCAAGgagaagcaggaagcagcagagaggaggacagaggagctgatcaaggagctgcagcaggaaatcactgagctgcagaggagaaacgctgagctggaggagctgaggaacaCTGAGGACCACCTGCACCTCTTACAG aGGTTGCCCTCTCTTACGTCGCCTCCACCCACCAGAAAGTGGATGGAGATCGGTGTCCACCCTGACCTCTGTGTGGGGACCGTGAGGAGAGCGCTGTCTAAAGTGGACAACTCCCTGAAGAGTGAGCTGGGCAACCTGAAGAAAGAAG agatgaagaggatGCAGAAATATGCAG TTGACGTGGTGTTGGACCCGGACACTGCCCATCCGAACATCGTCCTGTCAGCTGACGGGAAGCAGGCGGGCCGTGGTGAGCTGCTGCACATCGTTCCTGACAACCCTCAACGCTTCGACCCCGTCATCTGTGTTCTGGGCAAGACAGGCTTCCTGTCTGGGAGGTTCTACTTCCAG GTTGCCGTGGGTACTAAGACCTTCTGGGACCTGGGAGTGGTTAAAGAGTCTGTCAACAGGAAGGGGAGGATCACCTCCAAGCCAGAGAATGGCTATTGGACGGTGCGGCTGAGGAACGGGGATGAGTACCGAGCTCTGGACTCCCCCTCGGTCCTTCTGTCTCCCGAGGAGAAGCCACAGACTGTCGGGGTGTTTACAGATTACGAGGAGGGGACAGTGTCATTCTATAGTGTGGAAAACAGGTCTCACATCTACACCTTTACTGGGTGTTTGTTCTCTGAGAGGATCTTCCCCTTCTTCAGCCCAGGTGTTTGTGATGAAGGGAAGAACACGGCGCCATTGGTcatcacagctgtcagtcacgAAACTTAG
- the LOC121177118 gene encoding E3 ubiquitin-protein ligase TRIM39-like isoform X2 has product MSSSGSMLPEKQFQCTICQQVFTDPVTTPCGHNFCQACIQSVWDSSDVCQCPTCNKSFTPRPEISINTAFKELADTFRKMVVCSTALPLSAAEPGEVVCDVCATTSLQVKALKSCLVCLTSYCGAHLEPHQRVSTLKLHKLIEPVKNLQDRMCKKHERLLEMFCRDEQRCVCRFCTETEHKHHQAVTIEDESKERKVQMKKTEADFQQMIQERLKKVEEIKSCLKLSMLSAEREMMESDRLFTSLIRSIEERQAEVNAEIKEKQEAAERRTEELIKELQQEITELQRRNAELEELRNTEDHLHLLQRLPSLTSPPPTRKWMEIGVHPDLCVGTVRRALSKVDNSLKSELGNLKKEEMKRMQKYAVDVVLDPDTAHPNIVLSADGKQAGRGELLHIVPDNPQRFDPVICVLGKTGFLSGRFYFQVAVGTKTFWDLGVVKESVNRKGRITSKPENGYWTVRLRNGDEYRALDSPSVLLSPEEKPQTVGVFTDYEEGTVSFYSVENRSHIYTFTGCLFSERIFPFFSPGVCDEGKNTAPLVITAVSHET; this is encoded by the exons ATGTCCTCCTCAGGCAGCATGCTACCAGAAAAACAGTTCCAGTGCACCATCTGTCAACAAGTGTTCACCGACCCGGTCACCACTCCGTGTGGACACAACTTCTGCCAAGCCTGCATCCAGAGCGTGTGGGACAGCAGTGATGTCTGCCAGTGCCCCACCTGTAACAAATCATTCACCCCTCGGCCTGAAATAAGCATTAACACGGCCTTCAAAGAGCTGGCAGACACATTTAGAAAGATGGTAGTCTGCTCGACGGCTTTGCCGCTGTCCGCAGCCGAGCCAGGTGAGGTGGTGTGTGATGTCTGCGCCACCACGTCCCTGCAGGTGAAGGCCCTGAAGTCCTGTCTGGTGTGTCTGACGTCGTACTGTGGCGCCCACCTGGAGCCTCACCAGAGAGTCTCCACCTTGAAGCTGCACAAGCTGATCGAGCCAGTGAAGAACCTGCAGGACAGGATGTGTAAGAAGCACGAGAGGCTGCTGGAGATGTTCTGCAGGGACgaacagaggtgtgtgtgcCGGTTCTGCACCGAGACTGAGCACAAACATCATCAGGCTGTTACAATAGAGGACGAGAGCAAGGAGAGGAAG GTCCAAATGAAGAAGACTGAAGCTGATTTTCAGCAGATGATTCAGGAGCGACTGAAGAAAGTGGAGGAGATCAAAAGCTGTCTGAAGCTCAGCATG TTGagtgcagagagggagatgatggAGAGCGACCGTCTCTTTACATCCCTGATTCGCTCCATCGAGGAAAGACAAGCTGAAGTCAACGCAGAGATCAAGgagaagcaggaagcagcagagaggaggacagaggagctgatcaaggagctgcagcaggaaatcactgagctgcagaggagaaacgctgagctggaggagctgaggaacaCTGAGGACCACCTGCACCTCTTACAG aGGTTGCCCTCTCTTACGTCGCCTCCACCCACCAGAAAGTGGATGGAGATCGGTGTCCACCCTGACCTCTGTGTGGGGACCGTGAGGAGAGCGCTGTCTAAAGTGGACAACTCCCTGAAGAGTGAGCTGGGCAACCTGAAGAAAGAAG agatgaagaggatGCAGAAATATGCAG TTGACGTGGTGTTGGACCCGGACACTGCCCATCCGAACATCGTCCTGTCAGCTGACGGGAAGCAGGCGGGCCGTGGTGAGCTGCTGCACATCGTTCCTGACAACCCTCAACGCTTCGACCCCGTCATCTGTGTTCTGGGCAAGACAGGCTTCCTGTCTGGGAGGTTCTACTTCCAG GTTGCCGTGGGTACTAAGACCTTCTGGGACCTGGGAGTGGTTAAAGAGTCTGTCAACAGGAAGGGGAGGATCACCTCCAAGCCAGAGAATGGCTATTGGACGGTGCGGCTGAGGAACGGGGATGAGTACCGAGCTCTGGACTCCCCCTCGGTCCTTCTGTCTCCCGAGGAGAAGCCACAGACTGTCGGGGTGTTTACAGATTACGAGGAGGGGACAGTGTCATTCTATAGTGTGGAAAACAGGTCTCACATCTACACCTTTACTGGGTGTTTGTTCTCTGAGAGGATCTTCCCCTTCTTCAGCCCAGGTGTTTGTGATGAAGGGAAGAACACGGCGCCATTGGTcatcacagctgtcagtcacgAAACTTAG